A DNA window from Halomicrobium mukohataei DSM 12286 contains the following coding sequences:
- a CDS encoding sensor histidine kinase: protein MTGEHSRHGDRDGAQSEPASDGRRRGVADQRSRADVRTDGGFEPGFFNAVVERVGVAVGVYGADGRFAYVNQAYADLLGTDRESLHGTGLWEVNPAIDRARFEEYWESFDLGETRQREARHSRFDGTEVPVETHTTAIEVDGTRYNVGTIADISERVEGWEKLRRQDERLEQFASVVSHDLRNPLNVAMGRLQLARETDDTAHLDHIEQSLERIEALIEDVLTLARDGNRITEPEPVDVERIVHRAWTTAGPEDGTLSASDDLGTVLSDENRLLEVFENLFENAASHAGPGVTVTVDRTEDGLVVADDGPGIEPSERGDVLEYGYTTTEHGTGYGLTIVEQIVTAHGWQLSLSESESGGLRVTVSGVEFE, encoded by the coding sequence ATGACGGGGGAACACAGCAGACACGGCGACCGGGACGGTGCACAGAGCGAGCCTGCCAGCGACGGCCGGCGACGAGGTGTCGCGGACCAGCGATCGAGGGCGGACGTACGGACCGACGGCGGCTTCGAGCCGGGGTTTTTCAACGCCGTCGTGGAGCGCGTCGGCGTCGCAGTCGGCGTCTACGGGGCGGACGGACGATTCGCCTACGTGAACCAGGCGTACGCCGATCTGCTGGGCACCGATCGCGAGTCGCTACACGGGACGGGGTTGTGGGAGGTGAACCCGGCGATCGACAGAGCGCGATTCGAGGAGTACTGGGAGTCGTTCGATCTCGGAGAGACGCGACAGCGCGAGGCGAGACACAGCCGCTTCGACGGCACCGAGGTCCCCGTCGAGACACACACGACGGCCATCGAGGTCGACGGGACCCGGTACAACGTCGGGACGATCGCAGACATCAGCGAACGCGTCGAGGGCTGGGAGAAGCTCCGGCGGCAGGACGAGCGACTCGAACAGTTCGCCAGCGTCGTCAGCCACGACCTCCGCAATCCGCTGAACGTCGCCATGGGACGGCTCCAGTTGGCCCGCGAGACCGACGATACGGCCCACCTCGACCACATCGAGCAGTCCCTCGAACGGATCGAAGCGCTCATCGAGGACGTGTTGACGCTGGCTCGGGACGGCAATCGGATCACGGAACCCGAGCCCGTCGACGTCGAACGGATCGTCCACCGAGCCTGGACGACCGCCGGACCGGAGGACGGCACGCTCTCGGCCAGCGACGACCTCGGGACGGTGCTCTCCGACGAGAACCGGCTGCTGGAGGTGTTCGAGAACCTCTTCGAGAACGCCGCCAGTCACGCAGGTCCCGGCGTGACCGTCACCGTCGACCGGACCGAAGACGGCCTGGTCGTCGCCGACGACGGCCCCGGAATCGAGCCCAGCGAGCGCGGCGACGTACTGGAGTACGGGTACACGACGACCGAACACGGCACCGGCTACGGCCTCACGATCGTCGAGCAGATCGTTACGGCCCACGGCTGGCAGCTCTCGCTGTCCGAGAGCGAGAGCGGGGGCCTCCGAGTCACCGTCTCCGGCGTCGAATTCGAGTGA
- a CDS encoding 3-hydroxyacyl-CoA dehydrogenase/enoyl-CoA hydratase family protein produces MDFEDIETVAVLGAGNMGHGIAEVAAIAGYDVQMRDIKEEFVQDGYDNIEWSLDKLAEKEQLSQDEADAALERVTPLVDMEAAVGDADVVIEAVPEKMEIKKDVYGDVEAYAPEDAIFATNTSSLSITELSEVTERPGQFCGMHFFNPPVRMPLVEVISGEHSDDETLDAIEALAEAFDKTPVRVRKDSPGFIVNRILVPLMNEACWLVHDDVATIAEVDSTTKFDMGLPMGSFELSDQVGNDVGLHVLEYMHEVLGEQYAPCPLLEEAVEDERLGKKSGEGFYDYENGGVDIPTDAGREDVEHRLLAVMANEVGKLVENDVAPVGDIDEAVMLGGGFPDGPAKLADEAGLEALVDALETAREETGAARYELSAGLEAAAREGGFYDDEEAESTDYESISLSYPEEYVAQIELDRPHRMNTVSPDMMDEIADAVDHLSEDDEVRAILLTGAGDRAFSAGADVQSMASNATPLEAIELSRKGQQTFGKLESCPMPVVAGIDGYALGGGMELATCADMRVASERSELGQPEHDLGLLPGWGGTQRLSNIVGEGRAKEIIFTAERYDAEEMADYGFVNEVVPNDEIDERALELAADLAAGPPVAQELTKKAMLAGRDDTDAGLEVEAQAFGHLIGTDDVMEGITAFMGDGDPDFQGK; encoded by the coding sequence ATGGATTTTGAGGACATTGAGACTGTGGCGGTGCTTGGCGCAGGAAATATGGGTCACGGAATCGCCGAGGTCGCCGCCATCGCAGGCTACGACGTGCAGATGCGCGACATCAAAGAGGAGTTCGTCCAGGACGGGTACGACAACATCGAGTGGTCCCTCGACAAACTCGCGGAAAAAGAACAGCTCAGTCAGGACGAAGCCGACGCGGCCCTGGAACGCGTGACACCGCTGGTCGACATGGAGGCGGCCGTCGGCGACGCCGACGTGGTCATCGAGGCCGTCCCGGAGAAAATGGAGATCAAGAAAGACGTCTACGGCGACGTGGAAGCCTACGCCCCCGAGGACGCGATCTTCGCGACGAACACGTCGAGCCTCTCGATCACGGAGCTGTCCGAAGTCACGGAGCGTCCAGGGCAGTTCTGCGGGATGCACTTTTTCAATCCCCCGGTTCGGATGCCCCTCGTCGAAGTCATCTCGGGGGAACACAGCGACGACGAGACGCTCGACGCGATCGAAGCGCTCGCCGAAGCCTTCGACAAGACCCCCGTTCGCGTCCGCAAGGACTCTCCCGGATTCATCGTCAACCGCATCCTCGTGCCACTGATGAACGAGGCCTGCTGGCTCGTCCACGACGACGTGGCGACGATCGCCGAGGTCGACTCGACGACGAAGTTCGACATGGGCCTGCCGATGGGTTCGTTCGAGCTCTCGGACCAGGTCGGCAACGACGTGGGCCTGCACGTCCTCGAATACATGCACGAGGTGCTCGGTGAGCAGTACGCACCGTGTCCGCTGCTCGAAGAGGCGGTCGAAGACGAGCGGCTCGGCAAGAAGTCCGGCGAAGGGTTCTACGACTACGAGAACGGCGGCGTCGACATCCCGACGGACGCCGGCCGCGAGGACGTCGAACACCGTCTACTGGCCGTGATGGCCAACGAGGTCGGGAAACTGGTCGAAAACGACGTCGCGCCCGTCGGCGACATCGACGAGGCCGTGATGCTCGGCGGCGGCTTCCCGGACGGGCCGGCGAAGCTCGCAGACGAGGCAGGGCTGGAGGCGCTCGTCGACGCGCTCGAAACGGCCCGCGAGGAGACCGGTGCAGCCCGCTACGAACTCTCGGCGGGCCTCGAAGCGGCCGCTCGGGAGGGTGGCTTCTACGACGACGAGGAAGCGGAGTCGACCGACTACGAATCGATTTCGCTGTCCTACCCCGAGGAGTACGTCGCACAGATCGAACTCGATCGCCCACACCGAATGAACACGGTCAGTCCGGACATGATGGACGAGATCGCCGACGCCGTCGATCACCTCAGCGAGGACGACGAGGTGCGGGCGATCCTGCTGACCGGCGCGGGCGATCGGGCCTTCTCTGCGGGCGCGGACGTACAGTCGATGGCGAGCAACGCGACGCCGCTGGAAGCGATCGAGCTCTCCCGGAAAGGCCAGCAGACGTTCGGCAAGCTCGAATCCTGTCCGATGCCGGTCGTGGCCGGCATCGACGGCTACGCGCTGGGCGGTGGGATGGAACTGGCCACCTGTGCGGACATGCGCGTCGCCAGCGAGCGCTCCGAACTCGGCCAGCCCGAACACGACCTCGGCCTGCTGCCCGGCTGGGGCGGCACCCAGCGCCTGAGCAACATCGTCGGCGAGGGCCGCGCCAAGGAGATCATCTTCACGGCCGAGCGCTACGACGCCGAAGAGATGGCCGACTACGGCTTCGTCAACGAGGTCGTCCCCAACGACGAGATCGACGAGCGGGCGCTCGAACTGGCCGCCGACCTGGCCGCCGGACCGCCCGTCGCCCAGGAGCTGACCAAGAAGGCGATGCTGGCCGGGCGCGACGACACCGACGCCGGACTGGAGGTCGAGGCCCAGGCCTTCGGCCACCTCATCGGCACCGACGACGTGATGGAGGGCATCACGGCGTTCATGGGTGACGGCGACCCGGACTTCCAGGGCAAGTAG